A genomic segment from Bos taurus isolate L1 Dominette 01449 registration number 42190680 breed Hereford chromosome 1, ARS-UCD2.0, whole genome shotgun sequence encodes:
- the EIF4G1 gene encoding eukaryotic translation initiation factor 4 gamma 1 isoform X11, which yields MSGARTASTPTPPQTGGGLEPQANGETPQVAVVVRPDDRSQGAIIGERPGLPGPEHSPSESQPSSPSPTPSPPPVLEPGSEPNLAVLSVPGDTMTTGMIQTSVEESTPTPPESGEPCCLSPEPTPLAEPILEVEVTLSKPVPESEFSSSPLQVPSPLASHKVEILPEPNGTVPSENLEPEVESSPELAPLPPPACPSESPMPIAPTAQPEELLNGAPSPPAVDLSPVSEPEEQAKEAIVSVTPPTVLSATPAVAPPVASPAQEEDMEEEEEEEEEGEAEGEKGGEEPLPQESTPVPAHLSQNSEVAVATQVAVSVPKRRRKIKELNKKEAVGDLLDAFKEANPGVPEVENQPPAGCNPSPEPEGSSVPLRSEEGEETWDSKEDKIQNAENIQPGEQKYEYKSDQWKPLNLEEKKRYDREFLLGFQFIFASMQKPEGLPHISDVVLDKANKTPLRPLDPSRLQGINCGPDFTPSFANLGRPALSNRGPPRGGPGGELPRGPQAGLGPRRSQQGPRKEPRKIIATVSMTEDIKLNKAEKAWKPSSKRTAADKDRGEEDADGSKTQDLFRRVRSILNKLTPQMFQQLMKQVTQLAIDTEERLKGVIDLIFEKAISEPNFSVAYANMCRCLMALKVPTTEKPTVTVNFRKLLLNRCQKEFEKDKDDDEVFEKKQKEMDEAATAEERGRLKEELEEARDIARRRSLGNIKFIGELFKLKMLTEAIMHDCVVKLLKNHDEESLECLCRLLTTIGKDLDFEKAKPRMDQYFNQMEKIIKEKKTSSRIRFMLQDVLDLRKSNWVPRRGDQGPKTIDQIHKEAEMEEHREHIKVQQLMAKGSDKRRGGPPGPPISRGLPLVDDGGWNTVPISKGSRPIDTSRLTKITKPGSIDSNNQLFAPGGRLSWGKGSSGGSGAKPSDAASEAARPATSTLNRFSALQQAVPTESTDNRRVVQRSSLSRERGEKAGDRGDRLERSERGGDRGDRLDRARTPATKRSFSKEVEERSRERPSQPDGLRKAASLTEDRDRGREAVKREAALPPVSPPKAALSEEELEKKSRAIIEEYLHLNDMKEAVQCVQELASPSLLFIFVRHGIESTLERSAITREHMGRLLHQLLCAGHLSTAQYYQGLYEILELAEDMEIDIPHVWLYLAELITPILQEGGVPMGELFREITKPLRPLGKAASLLLEILGLLCKSMGPKKVGTLWREAGLSWKEFLPEGQDVSAFVTAQKVEYTLGEELEAPGQRLLSFEELRRQLEKLLQEGSSNQRVFDWIEANLNEQQVTSNTLVRALMTTVCYSAIIFESSLRVDVAVLKARAKLLQKYLCDEQKELQALYALQALVVTLDQPPNLLGMFFDALYDEDVVKEDAFYSWESSKDPAEQQGKGVALKSVTTFFKWLREAEEEESDHN from the exons ATGTCTGGGGCCCGCACTGCCTCCACACCCACACCTCCCCAG ACGGGAGGCGGTCTGGAGCCTCAGGCTAATGGGGAGACACCCCAGGTTGCTGTCGTCGTCCGGCCAG ATGACCGGTCGCAGGGAGCAATCATTGGGGAGCGGCCAGGGCTGCCTGGCCCAGAGCACAGCCCTTCAGAATCCCAGCCTTCATCACCTTCTCCAACCCCATCACCACCCCCAGTCTTGGAACCGGGGTCTGAGCCTAATCTCGCAGTCCTCTCTGTTCCTGGGGACACAATGACAACAGGGATGATACAGACGTCTGTAGAAGAATCAACCCCCACGCCCCCTGAAAGTGGGGAGCCGTGTTGCCTCTCTCCAGAACCCACTCCCCTTGCTGAACCCATATTGGAAGTAGAAGTGACGCTGAGCAAACCAGTTCCAGAATCTGAGTTCTCTTCCAGTCCTCTCCAGGTTCCCAGCCCCCTGGCATCTCACAAGGTGGAAATTCTTCCTGAGCCTAATGGCACAGTCCCATCTGAGAATTTGGAACCAGAGGTGGAGTCAAGCCCAGAGCttgcccctctccctcctccagcttGTCCCTCTGAATCCCCCATGCCTATTGCTCCAACTGCCCAACCTGAGGAACTACTCAACGGAGCCCCTTCACCACCAGCTGTGGACTTAAGCCCAGTCAGTGAACCAGAGGAACAGGCCAAGGAGGCTATAGTGTCGGTGACTCCCCCCACTGTCCTTTCTGCTACCCCAGCTGTGGCTCCTCCAGTGGCTTCCCCTGctcaggaggaggacatggaggaggaggaagaagaggaagaggaaggagaagctgagggtgagaagggaggagaggaaccTCTCCCCCAAGAGAGCACCCCTGTCCCAGCCCACCTATCCCAGAATTCGGAGGTGGCAGTAGCCACCCAAG TGGCAGTGTCTGTGCCAAAGAGGAGACGGAAAATTAAGGAGCTCAATAAGAAGGAGGCTGTAGGAGACCTTCTAGATGCCTTCAAGGAG GCGAACCCAGGGGTACCAGAGGTGGAAAATCAGCCTCCTGCAGGCTGCAATCCCAGCCCAGAGCCTGAGGGCAGCAGTGTGCCCCTGCGGtctgaggaaggagaggagacctGGGACTCAAAGGAAGACAAGATTCAAAATGCAGAGAATATCCAGCCAGGGGAACAGAAGTATGAATATAAGTCAG ATCAGTGGAAGCCTCTAAACCTTGAGGAGAAAAAGCGTTATGACCGAGAGTTCCTGCTTGGCTTTCAGTTCATCTTTGCCAGTATGCAGAAGCCTGAGGGATTGCCCCACATCAGTGATGTGGTGTTGGATAAG GCCAATAAAACACCATTGCGACCGCTGGACCCCTCTAGACTTCAGGGCATAAATTGTGGCCCAGACTTCACTCCGTCTTTTGCCAACCTTGGCCGACCAGCCCTTAGCAACCGTGGGCCCCCGAGGGGTGGGCCAGGTGGGGAGCTGCCCCGAGGGCCG CAGGCTGGCCTGGGACCCCGGCGATCTCAGCAGGGCCCCCGAAAGGAACCACGCAAGATCATTGCCACAGTGTCAATGACCGAAGATATAAAGCTGAACAAAGCAGAAAAGGCCTGGAAACCCAGTAGCAAGCGGACGGCGGCTGATAAGGACCGAGGAGAAGAGGATGCTGATGGCAGCAAAACCCAG GACCTGTTCCGCAGGGTGCGCTCCATCTTGAATAAGCTGACACCCCAGATGTTCCAGCAGCTGATGAAGCAGGTGACGCAGCTAGCCATTGATACCGAGGAACGTCTCAAAGGGGTCATTGACCTCATCTTCGAGAAGGCCATTTCAGAACCCAACTTCTCCGTGGCCTATGCCAACATGTGCCGCTGCCTCATGGCG CTGAAAGTGCCCACTACAGAAAAGCCAACAGTGACTGTGAACTTCCGAAAACTGTTGTTAAATCGATGTCAGAAGGAGTTTGAAAAAGACAAAGATGATGATGAGGTTTTTGAGAAGAAGCAAAAAGAGATGGATGAAGCTGCTACG GCAGAGGAACGGGGACGCCTGAAAGAAGAGCTGGAAGAGGCTCGAGACATAGCCCGGCGGCGCTCGTTAGGGAATATCAAGTTTATCGGGGAGTTGTTCAAATTGAAGATGTTAACAGAGGCAATCATGCATGACTGTGTGGTTAAACTACTTAAGAACCATGATGAAGAGTCCCTTGAATGCCTTTGCCGTCTGCTCACCACCATTGGCAAAGACCTGGACTTTGAGAAGGCCAAG CCCCGGATGGATCAGTATTTCAACCAGATGGAAAAAATCATTAAGGAAAAGAAGACTTCATCCCGGATCCGCTTTATGCTGCAGGATGTGCTGGATCTGCGAAAG AGCAACTGGGTGCCACGCCGTGGGGACCAGGGGCCCAAGACAATTGACCAAATCCACAAGGAAGCTGAGATGGAGGAGCATCGGGAGCACATAAAAGTGCAGCAGCTAATGGCCAAGGGCAGCGACAAGCGTCGGGGTGGCCCTCCAGGCCCACCCATCA GCCGTGGCCTTCCACTTGTGGATGATGGTGGCTGGAACACAGTACCCATCAGCAAGGGCAGCCGCCCTATTGACACTTCTCGACTCACTAAGATCACAAAG CCTGGCTCCATTGATTCTAATAACCAGCTGTTTGCACCTGGAGGCCGATTGAGCTGGGGCAAGGGTAGCAGTGGAGGCTCAGGAGCCAAGCCCTCCGATGCAG CATCAGAAGCTGCTCGTCCAGCTACTAGTACCTTGAATCGCTTCTCAGCCCTTCAACAAGCAGTACCAACAGAAAGCACAGACAACAGACGAGTGGTGCAGAG GAGTAGCTTGAGCCGGGAACGAGGTGAGAAAGCTGGGGACCGGGGAGACCGCCTAGAGCGGAGTGAACGGGGAGGTGACCGTGGTGACCGGCTTGATCGCGCCCGGACACCCGCCACCAAGCGGAGCTTCAGCAAGGAAGTGGAGGAACGGAGTAGAGAGCGGCCCTCTCAGCCTGATGGACTACGCAAGGCAGCTAGCCTCACGGAGGATCGGGACCGCGGGCGGGAAGCTG TGAAACGAGAAGCTGCCCTCCCCCCGGTGAGTCCCCCGAAGGCTGCACTCTCTGAAGAGGAGCTGGAGAAGAAATCCAGGGCCATCATTGAGGAGTACCTCCATCTCAATGACATGAAG GAGGCAGTGCAGTGCGTGCAGGAGCTGGCTTCGCCCTCCCTGCTCTTTATCTTTGTACGGCACGGCATCGAGTCCACGCTGGAGCGCAGCGCCATCACGCGGGAGCACATGGGCCGGCTGCTGCACcagctgctctgtgctgggcacctCTCCACTGCTCAGTACTACCAAGG GCTATATGAAATTCTAGAGTTGGCTGAAGACATGGAAATTGACATCCCTCATGTGTGGCTCTACCTAGCAGAATTGATAACGCCCATTCTGCAGGAAGGTGGGGTGCCAATGGGGGAGCTGTTCAG GGAAATAACAAAACCTCTGAGACCCCTGGGCAAGGCTGCTTCCCTGTTGCTGGAGATCCTGGGGCTCCTGTGCAAAAGCATG GGTCCTAAAAAGGTGGGGACGCTGTGGCGAGAGGCTGGACTCAGCTGGAAGGAATTTCTGCCTGAAGGCCAGGATGTCAGTGCCTTTGTCACTGCGCAG AAGGTGGAGTATACCCTGGGAGAGGAGTTAGAAGCCCCAGGCCAGAGGTTGCTGTCCTTTGAGGAGCTGCGCAGGCAGCTGGAGAAGCTGCTGCAGGAGGGCAGCAGTAACCAGCGGGTGTTTGACTGGATAGAG GCCAACCTGAACGAGCAGCAGGTGACATCCAACACATTAGTTCGAGCCCTTATGACAACTGTCTGCTATTCTGCAATTATCT TTGAGTCTTCTCTCCGAGTGGATGTTGCAGTGCTGAAAGCACGAGCGAAACTGCTACAGAAATACCTGTGTGACGAGCAGAAGGAGCTGCAGGCGCTCTATGCCCTCCAGGCCCTTGTAGTGACCTTAGACCAGCCCCCTA ACCTGCTTGGGATGTTCTTCGATGCGCTGTATGACGAGGACGTGGTGAAGGAGGACGCCTTCTATAGCTGGGAGAGTAGCAAGGACCCTGCTGAGCAGCAGGGCAAGGGCGTGGCCCTAAAATCTGTCACGACTTTTTTCAAGTGGCTTCGTGAGGCGGAGGAGGAGGAGTCTGACCACAACTGA
- the EIF4G1 gene encoding eukaryotic translation initiation factor 4 gamma 1 isoform X5: MNKAPQPTGPPPAPSPGLPQHFYPSRAQPPSSAASRVQSAAPARPGPAAHVYPAGSQVMMIPSQISYPASQGAYYIPGQGRSTYVVPTQQYPVQPGAPSFYPGASPTEFGTYAGAYYPAQGVQQFPTGVAPPPVLMNQPPQIAPKRERKTIRIRDPNQGGKDITEEIMSGARTASTPTPPQTGGGLEPQANGETPQVAVVVRPDDRSQGAIIGERPGLPGPEHSPSESQPSSPSPTPSPPPVLEPGSEPNLAVLSVPGDTMTTGMIQTSVEESTPTPPESGEPCCLSPEPTPLAEPILEVEVTLSKPVPESEFSSSPLQVPSPLASHKVEILPEPNGTVPSENLEPEVESSPELAPLPPPACPSESPMPIAPTAQPEELLNGAPSPPAVDLSPVSEPEEQAKEAIVSVTPPTVLSATPAVAPPVASPAQEEDMEEEEEEEEEGEAEGEKGGEEPLPQESTPVPAHLSQNSEVAVATQVAVSVPKRRRKIKELNKKEAVGDLLDAFKEANPGVPEVENQPPAGCNPSPEPEGSSVPLRSEEGEETWDSKEDKIQNAENIQPGEQKYEYKSDQWKPLNLEEKKRYDREFLLGFQFIFASMQKPEGLPHISDVVLDKANKTPLRPLDPSRLQGINCGPDFTPSFANLGRPALSNRGPPRGGPGGELPRGPQAGLGPRRSQQGPRKEPRKIIATVSMTEDIKLNKAEKAWKPSSKRTAADKDRGEEDADGSKTQDLFRRVRSILNKLTPQMFQQLMKQVTQLAIDTEERLKGVIDLIFEKAISEPNFSVAYANMCRCLMALKVPTTEKPTVTVNFRKLLLNRCQKEFEKDKDDDEVFEKKQKEMDEAATAEERGRLKEELEEARDIARRRSLGNIKFIGELFKLKMLTEAIMHDCVVKLLKNHDEESLECLCRLLTTIGKDLDFEKAKPRMDQYFNQMEKIIKEKKTSSRIRFMLQDVLDLRKSNWVPRRGDQGPKTIDQIHKEAEMEEHREHIKVQQLMAKGSDKRRGGPPGPPISRGLPLVDDGGWNTVPISKGSRPIDTSRLTKITKPGSIDSNNQLFAPGGRLSWGKGSSGGSGAKPSDAASEAARPATSTLNRFSALQQAVPTESTDNRRVVQRSSLSRERGEKAGDRGDRLERSERGGDRGDRLDRARTPATKRSFSKEVEERSRERPSQPDGLRKAASLTEDRDRGREAVKREAALPPVSPPKAALSEEELEKKSRAIIEEYLHLNDMKEAVQCVQELASPSLLFIFVRHGIESTLERSAITREHMGRLLHQLLCAGHLSTAQYYQGLYEILELAEDMEIDIPHVWLYLAELITPILQEGGVPMGELFREITKPLRPLGKAASLLLEILGLLCKSMGPKKVGTLWREAGLSWKEFLPEGQDVSAFVTAQKVEYTLGEELEAPGQRLLSFEELRRQLEKLLQEGSSNQRVFDWIEANLNEQQVTSNTLVRALMTTVCYSAIIFESSLRVDVAVLKARAKLLQKYLCDEQKELQALYALQALVVTLDQPPNLLGMFFDALYDEDVVKEDAFYSWESSKDPAEQQGKGVALKSVTTFFKWLREAEEEESDHN; the protein is encoded by the exons ATGAACAAAGCTCCACAGCCCACAGGCCCCCCACCTGCCCCATCCCCTGGACTCCCACAG CACTTCTACCCTAGCCGGGCCCAGCCCCCGAGCAGTGCAGCCTCCCGAGTGCAGAGTGCAGCCCCTGCCCGCCCTGGCCCAGCTGCCCATGTCTACCCTGCTGGATCCCAAGTAATGATGATCCCTTCCCAGATCTCCTACCCAGCCTCCCAGGGGGCCTACTACATCCCTGGACAG GGCCGTTCCACATATGTTGTCCCGACACAGCAGTATCCTGTGCAGCCGGGAGCCCCAAGCTTCTACCCAGGTGCAAGCCCTACAGAGTTTGGGACCTACG CTGGCGCTTACTACCCAGCCCAGGGTGTGCAGCAGTTTCCCACTGGTGTAGCTCCCCCACCTGTTTTGATGAACCAGCCACCCCAGATTGCTCCCAAGAGGGAGCGGAAGACG atCCGAATTCGAGACCCAAACCAAGGAGGGAAGGATATCACGGAGGAGATCATGTCTGGGGCCCGCACTGCCTCCACACCCACACCTCCCCAG ACGGGAGGCGGTCTGGAGCCTCAGGCTAATGGGGAGACACCCCAGGTTGCTGTCGTCGTCCGGCCAG ATGACCGGTCGCAGGGAGCAATCATTGGGGAGCGGCCAGGGCTGCCTGGCCCAGAGCACAGCCCTTCAGAATCCCAGCCTTCATCACCTTCTCCAACCCCATCACCACCCCCAGTCTTGGAACCGGGGTCTGAGCCTAATCTCGCAGTCCTCTCTGTTCCTGGGGACACAATGACAACAGGGATGATACAGACGTCTGTAGAAGAATCAACCCCCACGCCCCCTGAAAGTGGGGAGCCGTGTTGCCTCTCTCCAGAACCCACTCCCCTTGCTGAACCCATATTGGAAGTAGAAGTGACGCTGAGCAAACCAGTTCCAGAATCTGAGTTCTCTTCCAGTCCTCTCCAGGTTCCCAGCCCCCTGGCATCTCACAAGGTGGAAATTCTTCCTGAGCCTAATGGCACAGTCCCATCTGAGAATTTGGAACCAGAGGTGGAGTCAAGCCCAGAGCttgcccctctccctcctccagcttGTCCCTCTGAATCCCCCATGCCTATTGCTCCAACTGCCCAACCTGAGGAACTACTCAACGGAGCCCCTTCACCACCAGCTGTGGACTTAAGCCCAGTCAGTGAACCAGAGGAACAGGCCAAGGAGGCTATAGTGTCGGTGACTCCCCCCACTGTCCTTTCTGCTACCCCAGCTGTGGCTCCTCCAGTGGCTTCCCCTGctcaggaggaggacatggaggaggaggaagaagaggaagaggaaggagaagctgagggtgagaagggaggagaggaaccTCTCCCCCAAGAGAGCACCCCTGTCCCAGCCCACCTATCCCAGAATTCGGAGGTGGCAGTAGCCACCCAAG TGGCAGTGTCTGTGCCAAAGAGGAGACGGAAAATTAAGGAGCTCAATAAGAAGGAGGCTGTAGGAGACCTTCTAGATGCCTTCAAGGAG GCGAACCCAGGGGTACCAGAGGTGGAAAATCAGCCTCCTGCAGGCTGCAATCCCAGCCCAGAGCCTGAGGGCAGCAGTGTGCCCCTGCGGtctgaggaaggagaggagacctGGGACTCAAAGGAAGACAAGATTCAAAATGCAGAGAATATCCAGCCAGGGGAACAGAAGTATGAATATAAGTCAG ATCAGTGGAAGCCTCTAAACCTTGAGGAGAAAAAGCGTTATGACCGAGAGTTCCTGCTTGGCTTTCAGTTCATCTTTGCCAGTATGCAGAAGCCTGAGGGATTGCCCCACATCAGTGATGTGGTGTTGGATAAG GCCAATAAAACACCATTGCGACCGCTGGACCCCTCTAGACTTCAGGGCATAAATTGTGGCCCAGACTTCACTCCGTCTTTTGCCAACCTTGGCCGACCAGCCCTTAGCAACCGTGGGCCCCCGAGGGGTGGGCCAGGTGGGGAGCTGCCCCGAGGGCCG CAGGCTGGCCTGGGACCCCGGCGATCTCAGCAGGGCCCCCGAAAGGAACCACGCAAGATCATTGCCACAGTGTCAATGACCGAAGATATAAAGCTGAACAAAGCAGAAAAGGCCTGGAAACCCAGTAGCAAGCGGACGGCGGCTGATAAGGACCGAGGAGAAGAGGATGCTGATGGCAGCAAAACCCAG GACCTGTTCCGCAGGGTGCGCTCCATCTTGAATAAGCTGACACCCCAGATGTTCCAGCAGCTGATGAAGCAGGTGACGCAGCTAGCCATTGATACCGAGGAACGTCTCAAAGGGGTCATTGACCTCATCTTCGAGAAGGCCATTTCAGAACCCAACTTCTCCGTGGCCTATGCCAACATGTGCCGCTGCCTCATGGCG CTGAAAGTGCCCACTACAGAAAAGCCAACAGTGACTGTGAACTTCCGAAAACTGTTGTTAAATCGATGTCAGAAGGAGTTTGAAAAAGACAAAGATGATGATGAGGTTTTTGAGAAGAAGCAAAAAGAGATGGATGAAGCTGCTACG GCAGAGGAACGGGGACGCCTGAAAGAAGAGCTGGAAGAGGCTCGAGACATAGCCCGGCGGCGCTCGTTAGGGAATATCAAGTTTATCGGGGAGTTGTTCAAATTGAAGATGTTAACAGAGGCAATCATGCATGACTGTGTGGTTAAACTACTTAAGAACCATGATGAAGAGTCCCTTGAATGCCTTTGCCGTCTGCTCACCACCATTGGCAAAGACCTGGACTTTGAGAAGGCCAAG CCCCGGATGGATCAGTATTTCAACCAGATGGAAAAAATCATTAAGGAAAAGAAGACTTCATCCCGGATCCGCTTTATGCTGCAGGATGTGCTGGATCTGCGAAAG AGCAACTGGGTGCCACGCCGTGGGGACCAGGGGCCCAAGACAATTGACCAAATCCACAAGGAAGCTGAGATGGAGGAGCATCGGGAGCACATAAAAGTGCAGCAGCTAATGGCCAAGGGCAGCGACAAGCGTCGGGGTGGCCCTCCAGGCCCACCCATCA GCCGTGGCCTTCCACTTGTGGATGATGGTGGCTGGAACACAGTACCCATCAGCAAGGGCAGCCGCCCTATTGACACTTCTCGACTCACTAAGATCACAAAG CCTGGCTCCATTGATTCTAATAACCAGCTGTTTGCACCTGGAGGCCGATTGAGCTGGGGCAAGGGTAGCAGTGGAGGCTCAGGAGCCAAGCCCTCCGATGCAG CATCAGAAGCTGCTCGTCCAGCTACTAGTACCTTGAATCGCTTCTCAGCCCTTCAACAAGCAGTACCAACAGAAAGCACAGACAACAGACGAGTGGTGCAGAG GAGTAGCTTGAGCCGGGAACGAGGTGAGAAAGCTGGGGACCGGGGAGACCGCCTAGAGCGGAGTGAACGGGGAGGTGACCGTGGTGACCGGCTTGATCGCGCCCGGACACCCGCCACCAAGCGGAGCTTCAGCAAGGAAGTGGAGGAACGGAGTAGAGAGCGGCCCTCTCAGCCTGATGGACTACGCAAGGCAGCTAGCCTCACGGAGGATCGGGACCGCGGGCGGGAAGCTG TGAAACGAGAAGCTGCCCTCCCCCCGGTGAGTCCCCCGAAGGCTGCACTCTCTGAAGAGGAGCTGGAGAAGAAATCCAGGGCCATCATTGAGGAGTACCTCCATCTCAATGACATGAAG GAGGCAGTGCAGTGCGTGCAGGAGCTGGCTTCGCCCTCCCTGCTCTTTATCTTTGTACGGCACGGCATCGAGTCCACGCTGGAGCGCAGCGCCATCACGCGGGAGCACATGGGCCGGCTGCTGCACcagctgctctgtgctgggcacctCTCCACTGCTCAGTACTACCAAGG GCTATATGAAATTCTAGAGTTGGCTGAAGACATGGAAATTGACATCCCTCATGTGTGGCTCTACCTAGCAGAATTGATAACGCCCATTCTGCAGGAAGGTGGGGTGCCAATGGGGGAGCTGTTCAG GGAAATAACAAAACCTCTGAGACCCCTGGGCAAGGCTGCTTCCCTGTTGCTGGAGATCCTGGGGCTCCTGTGCAAAAGCATG GGTCCTAAAAAGGTGGGGACGCTGTGGCGAGAGGCTGGACTCAGCTGGAAGGAATTTCTGCCTGAAGGCCAGGATGTCAGTGCCTTTGTCACTGCGCAG AAGGTGGAGTATACCCTGGGAGAGGAGTTAGAAGCCCCAGGCCAGAGGTTGCTGTCCTTTGAGGAGCTGCGCAGGCAGCTGGAGAAGCTGCTGCAGGAGGGCAGCAGTAACCAGCGGGTGTTTGACTGGATAGAG GCCAACCTGAACGAGCAGCAGGTGACATCCAACACATTAGTTCGAGCCCTTATGACAACTGTCTGCTATTCTGCAATTATCT TTGAGTCTTCTCTCCGAGTGGATGTTGCAGTGCTGAAAGCACGAGCGAAACTGCTACAGAAATACCTGTGTGACGAGCAGAAGGAGCTGCAGGCGCTCTATGCCCTCCAGGCCCTTGTAGTGACCTTAGACCAGCCCCCTA ACCTGCTTGGGATGTTCTTCGATGCGCTGTATGACGAGGACGTGGTGAAGGAGGACGCCTTCTATAGCTGGGAGAGTAGCAAGGACCCTGCTGAGCAGCAGGGCAAGGGCGTGGCCCTAAAATCTGTCACGACTTTTTTCAAGTGGCTTCGTGAGGCGGAGGAGGAGGAGTCTGACCACAACTGA